The following are from one region of the Veillonella nakazawae genome:
- a CDS encoding DNA repair protein, which yields MGSADTDRMYMCIDLKSFYASVECADLGLDPFTTPLVVADGSRGKGAITLAISPALKKLGVKNRSRLFEIPPHIEYLTVKPHMKRYMQASAEIYGTLLKYVAPEDVHVYSIDEYFIDITPYLPLYKKTPRELAQMLLDAVLEATKIYATVGIGTNLFLAKIALDILAKHAPDFIGYLDESLFKEKIWYHQPLTDIWQIGKGIANRLHKYGAYDLHGITMVPEAKLYKEFGINAELIIDHAWGREPCTIADIHAYRPIKHSISHSQILLRNYTYEEAYVPMREMVESLVLELLQIKGVTNHIHVHIGYADEMVRSTGGSKKLKQYTDSLQALTTAVIKLYEQHCHKNELIRRIGVSFEDLVNRSAIPQEIDLFSSLATEEEEKERQVHEAMLSIKEQFGKNAILRASSLQDEGTMRFRNTLVGGHNGE from the coding sequence ATGGGTTCAGCTGATACGGATCGAATGTATATGTGCATTGATTTGAAGAGTTTTTACGCGTCTGTGGAGTGTGCCGATTTGGGGCTGGATCCGTTTACGACGCCTCTGGTGGTGGCCGATGGGTCTCGTGGCAAAGGGGCTATTACATTGGCCATTTCACCGGCCTTAAAAAAGCTAGGTGTTAAGAATCGCAGTCGTCTTTTTGAGATTCCTCCGCACATTGAGTATTTGACGGTGAAGCCTCATATGAAGCGGTACATGCAGGCGTCTGCTGAGATTTACGGGACTTTGCTCAAGTATGTGGCACCTGAGGATGTACATGTATACTCTATCGACGAGTATTTTATCGATATTACGCCTTACTTACCGCTCTACAAGAAAACGCCTCGAGAGCTAGCGCAGATGCTACTTGATGCGGTGTTAGAGGCGACCAAGATTTATGCCACCGTTGGGATTGGAACAAACTTGTTCCTTGCCAAGATTGCTCTCGATATCCTGGCAAAACATGCGCCTGATTTTATAGGATATCTTGATGAAAGCCTCTTTAAAGAGAAAATTTGGTATCATCAGCCCTTGACCGACATTTGGCAGATTGGTAAGGGCATAGCCAACCGCTTACATAAATATGGAGCTTATGATTTGCATGGTATTACCATGGTTCCAGAGGCTAAGCTGTATAAGGAGTTTGGCATTAACGCCGAGCTCATCATCGATCATGCTTGGGGCCGTGAGCCGTGTACGATTGCAGATATCCATGCGTATCGTCCTATTAAGCATTCTATCTCGCATAGCCAGATTTTGTTGCGTAACTATACTTACGAAGAGGCCTACGTGCCTATGCGGGAAATGGTGGAGTCCTTGGTACTAGAGCTTTTACAAATCAAAGGGGTTACGAATCATATTCACGTTCATATCGGCTATGCAGATGAAATGGTGCGCTCTACTGGAGGTTCTAAAAAGCTTAAACAGTACACTGATTCATTGCAAGCATTAACGACGGCAGTAATTAAATTATATGAACAACATTGCCATAAAAATGAACTTATACGGCGTATAGGCGTAAGCTTTGAGGATTTAGTCAATCGCTCTGCTATACCTCAGGAGATAGATTTATTTAGCTCTCTTGCGACGGAGGAAGAGGAAAAGGAGCGGCAAGTACATGAGGCGATGTTATCTATTAAGGAGCAGTTCGGTAAAAATGCTATTTTACGTGCCTCTAGCTTGCAAGATGAAGGGACAATGCGCTTTAGAAATACCTTGGTAGGTGGCCATAATGGGGAATAA